The Pseudodesulfovibrio sp. S3 genome window below encodes:
- a CDS encoding LytS/YhcK type 5TM receptor domain-containing protein encodes MLEHILDLLVTLVGRFGAMMAIGLFVLTLSPLGKLGMNRRPEKKYRLMLAVLFGLLGIMGTYSGDIVFDSYANLRGVYVITGGLLGGPLVGFGAGLIAGGHRFLIDINGFSSIPCGLATFVEGIIAGYISTHLKGNNLNWRVAFYVGLGCESLHQLLVLTMAKPFEQAVELVKVISLPMIAVNTFGAVLFVQTLHLLFEYRSKRDSSRISQIMAIANTTVAHLRSGLDEASAQETARIIWERVPVAAVDIASNTRVLAHLGAGNDHHKSGEPLRTQATRDVLLSGKPVFLQTKEAIGCDEPDCPLTSAIIVPMRKGDRIVGCLKFYGTEVIPLHNSHFELAKGLAGLFSTQLELQDIQTKNQLLAKAEIRRLQTQINPHFLFNALNTIGAFCRTKPERARSLLSELAMYMRRNLDAGDGFAPIGSELEQVRSYLEIEQARFGDRVKSRWNLDEGVEDIEIPTLIIQPLVENGVKHGILGRDKGGTIRISISRAKGLVHVRIEDDGVGMDKTTLVNVLKSKNEFSGDDHIGVRNCNQRLEQIYGPSHTLSIVSRRGTGTSVSFTIPLEESAAA; translated from the coding sequence ATGCTGGAACACATCCTCGATCTCCTGGTCACGCTGGTGGGCCGCTTCGGCGCCATGATGGCCATCGGCCTGTTCGTGCTGACCCTGTCCCCCCTGGGAAAGCTCGGCATGAATCGACGCCCGGAGAAAAAATACCGGCTCATGCTGGCCGTCCTGTTCGGCCTGCTCGGCATCATGGGCACCTACAGCGGCGACATCGTGTTCGACTCCTACGCCAACCTGCGCGGCGTGTACGTCATCACCGGCGGCCTGCTCGGTGGCCCGCTTGTGGGTTTTGGCGCAGGGCTCATCGCAGGCGGCCATCGATTCCTTATCGATATCAACGGATTCAGTTCCATCCCATGCGGACTGGCCACCTTTGTTGAAGGCATTATCGCCGGGTATATCTCCACACATCTCAAAGGCAACAACCTCAACTGGCGAGTCGCGTTTTACGTTGGTCTGGGGTGCGAGAGCCTGCACCAGTTACTGGTGCTGACCATGGCCAAGCCGTTCGAGCAGGCAGTGGAACTGGTCAAGGTCATCTCCCTGCCCATGATCGCCGTGAACACCTTCGGCGCGGTCCTGTTCGTGCAGACCCTGCACCTGCTGTTCGAATACCGCAGCAAGCGCGACTCCAGCCGTATCAGTCAAATCATGGCCATAGCCAACACGACCGTTGCCCATCTCCGTTCCGGCCTTGATGAAGCCTCAGCCCAGGAAACCGCCCGGATCATCTGGGAACGGGTGCCTGTGGCCGCCGTGGACATCGCCAGCAACACCAGGGTCCTGGCCCATCTGGGCGCGGGCAATGACCACCACAAGTCGGGCGAACCCCTGCGAACCCAGGCCACCAGGGATGTCCTGTTGTCTGGAAAGCCGGTCTTCCTCCAAACCAAGGAAGCCATTGGTTGCGACGAACCGGACTGCCCGCTCACTTCGGCCATCATCGTGCCCATGCGCAAGGGTGACCGCATCGTGGGCTGTCTCAAGTTTTATGGAACCGAAGTCATTCCGTTGCACAATTCGCATTTCGAGCTGGCCAAAGGACTCGCGGGGCTCTTTTCCACCCAGCTGGAATTACAGGATATCCAAACGAAAAACCAACTGCTCGCCAAGGCGGAAATCCGCCGATTGCAAACACAGATCAACCCGCATTTCCTGTTCAATGCCCTGAACACCATCGGCGCGTTCTGCCGCACCAAGCCGGAGCGAGCGCGCTCGCTGCTGTCGGAACTGGCCATGTACATGCGCCGCAACCTGGATGCGGGCGACGGGTTCGCACCCATCGGTTCCGAGCTGGAGCAGGTCCGGTCCTATCTGGAAATCGAACAGGCCCGATTCGGTGACCGGGTGAAAAGCCGGTGGAATCTCGACGAAGGCGTGGAGGACATCGAGATCCCGACCCTGATCATCCAACCCCTGGTGGAAAACGGGGTCAAGCACGGCATCCTGGGCCGCGACAAAGGCGGGACCATCCGCATCAGCATCAGCCGCGCCAAGGGCCTGGTTCATGTGCGTATCGAAGACGACGGCGTGGGCATGGATAAAACAACTCTCGTCAACGTGCTGAAAAGCAAAAACGAGTTTTCCGGAGACGATCACATCGGTGTGCGCAACTGCAACCAACGGCTGGAACAGATATATGGCCCCTCGCACACCCTCTCCATTGTCAGCCGCCGGGGCACTGGAACCAGTGTCTCCTTCACCATTCCCCTGGAAGAATCCGCCGCGGCCTGA
- a CDS encoding LytTR family DNA-binding domain-containing protein, protein MQIRTLIVDDEAPARSELAYLLASYPDLEIQETQTAGEALTTIRNDRPDLVFLDIQMPGMDGFDVLREARYLPEPPLFIFVTAYDQYAVRAFEKNAVDYLLKPVSSERLKKSVERVREILGRQEKAADAQPELGDLLKTVAGDRPLPRFTVERGGRIQFIDFENIIYFELHDRKILVNTRDASIPCHGLTSLDEVEARVASQPFLRINRSTVVNLNRIREFTPWTGGKYCLILDDDGSTEVTLSRSRVREFKKRIGL, encoded by the coding sequence ATGCAAATACGTACTCTCATAGTCGACGACGAAGCTCCGGCCCGCAGCGAACTGGCCTACCTGCTGGCCAGCTATCCGGATCTCGAAATTCAGGAGACGCAAACCGCGGGAGAAGCGCTGACCACCATCCGAAACGACAGACCGGACCTCGTGTTTCTGGATATCCAGATGCCGGGAATGGACGGATTCGATGTGCTGCGCGAAGCCCGGTATCTGCCTGAACCCCCGCTGTTCATCTTCGTGACCGCATACGACCAGTATGCGGTACGCGCATTCGAAAAAAACGCCGTGGACTATCTGCTCAAACCCGTTTCATCCGAACGCCTCAAGAAAAGCGTGGAGCGGGTCAGGGAGATTCTCGGGCGGCAGGAAAAGGCCGCCGATGCCCAGCCGGAACTGGGCGACCTGCTCAAGACCGTAGCCGGGGACCGCCCTCTTCCCAGGTTCACCGTGGAACGGGGCGGGCGCATCCAGTTCATCGATTTCGAAAACATCATCTACTTCGAACTGCATGACCGAAAAATCCTGGTGAACACGCGCGACGCAAGCATCCCCTGCCACGGCCTGACCTCGCTGGACGAAGTGGAGGCGCGGGTGGCATCGCAACCCTTTTTGCGCATCAACCGCAGCACCGTGGTCAACCTGAACCGCATCCGCGAATTCACGCCGTGGACCGGCGGCAAATACTGCCTCATCCTGGACGATGACGGGTCCACCGAAGTGACCCTGAGCCGCAGCCGGGTCAGGGAATTCAAGAAGCGGATCGGCCTCTAG
- a CDS encoding FAD-dependent oxidoreductase, with the protein MPPTLKNDKPTEEFLPKEVRTQLTKTFKDLKGEVTLEVFTTPGVNDEFSDYAIKFCTALSRLNDKIRLRRFEIPSDRAKELSVTASPTLCLNPDDYHIRFLGAPLGEEGKSFITAIMLVSLGISGLSEVSAPLLDQLGEERLAQVFVSPTCPYCPGQVMSAIKCAIAKPGMVKAECIEMNENPELTARYNVGSVPHTIFNEGRHEALGLMPEERFVVEMVYLKSAEDIMAEGLLPGQDSTKAATGYGTIEPGEVDLVIVGAGPAGLTAGIYAVRAGLKAVVLEKSIVGGQVALTPVVENYPGFASVPGKQLMDIMSEHARGYLPINEGESVDSVDMGDAGKGGPITVTTNRGTYSAKAIILSTGASYRKLGAIGEDTYFGRGINYCASCDGFLYKGKSVAIIGGGNTALTDALHLKNLGVSVTLIHRRDSFRAQKPLQDSVEHERIPVLWNTVVEEIQGDGKQVTSLRLRNIKDDTVTELPVDGAFVAIGQVAATDLAKTLGVALKEDGFVKVGPDMRTNIPRVYAAGDLTGGLQQIVTAIGEGSIAAMSAFEDISHPYWKV; encoded by the coding sequence ATGCCCCCCACCCTGAAGAACGACAAGCCCACTGAAGAATTCCTGCCCAAGGAGGTCCGCACCCAACTGACCAAGACCTTCAAGGATCTCAAGGGCGAAGTGACGCTTGAAGTTTTCACCACCCCCGGCGTCAACGACGAATTTTCAGACTATGCCATCAAGTTCTGCACGGCCCTTTCCCGGCTGAACGACAAAATACGGTTGCGCCGCTTCGAGATTCCGTCCGACCGGGCCAAGGAACTGAGCGTGACCGCGTCCCCCACCCTGTGCCTCAACCCGGACGACTACCACATCAGGTTCCTGGGTGCGCCGCTGGGTGAAGAAGGCAAATCGTTCATCACCGCCATCATGCTTGTCTCCCTGGGCATAAGCGGCCTTTCCGAGGTTTCCGCACCCCTGTTGGACCAACTGGGCGAAGAGCGGCTGGCCCAGGTCTTTGTCTCCCCGACCTGCCCGTATTGCCCCGGACAGGTCATGTCCGCCATCAAGTGCGCCATCGCCAAGCCCGGCATGGTCAAGGCCGAGTGCATTGAAATGAACGAGAACCCGGAGCTGACCGCACGCTACAACGTCGGGTCCGTGCCGCACACCATCTTCAATGAGGGCAGGCACGAGGCGTTGGGCCTCATGCCTGAAGAACGATTCGTGGTGGAAATGGTGTATCTCAAATCTGCCGAGGATATTATGGCAGAGGGGTTGCTGCCGGGCCAGGACAGTACCAAGGCTGCGACAGGATACGGCACCATCGAACCGGGCGAAGTGGATCTGGTCATCGTGGGCGCCGGTCCGGCAGGCCTGACCGCAGGCATCTACGCCGTGCGCGCCGGGCTCAAGGCCGTGGTCCTGGAAAAAAGCATCGTGGGCGGACAGGTGGCCCTGACCCCGGTGGTGGAAAATTACCCCGGCTTTGCCTCGGTGCCGGGCAAACAGCTCATGGATATCATGAGCGAGCACGCCCGCGGCTACCTTCCGATCAATGAAGGCGAAAGCGTCGACTCCGTCGACATGGGCGATGCGGGCAAGGGCGGGCCCATCACCGTGACCACCAACCGGGGCACTTACTCGGCCAAGGCGATCATCCTGTCCACGGGCGCAAGCTACCGCAAGCTGGGCGCCATCGGCGAAGACACCTATTTCGGACGCGGCATAAACTACTGCGCCTCCTGCGACGGGTTCCTCTACAAGGGCAAGTCCGTGGCCATCATCGGCGGCGGCAACACGGCCCTGACCGATGCACTGCACCTCAAGAACCTCGGCGTATCCGTGACCCTCATTCACCGCCGCGATTCCTTCCGCGCCCAGAAACCCCTTCAGGACTCCGTGGAGCACGAACGCATCCCGGTGCTCTGGAATACCGTGGTCGAGGAGATTCAGGGTGACGGCAAGCAGGTCACTTCCCTGCGCCTGCGCAACATCAAGGACGACACCGTGACCGAATTGCCCGTGGACGGCGCGTTTGTGGCCATAGGCCAGGTGGCGGCCACAGATCTGGCCAAGACCCTCGGCGTTGCACTCAAGGAAGACGGATTCGTCAAGGTCGGCCCCGACATGCGCACCAACATACCCCGCGTCTATGCGGCAGGCGACCTGACCGGCGGACTGCAACAGATTGTCACCGCCATCGGCGAGGGGTCCATCGCGGCCATGTCCGCCTTCGAAGACATCAGCCACCCGTACTGGAAGGTATGA
- a CDS encoding diguanylate cyclase, with protein sequence MGKTSLRKQLDEAQKRIRELESELAPDSDAACPILYDLIFENAPGGMTIISRQGEILACNREAGQILGYDSTELIGRSTEDFYANLTDRIDWDALLQQEDISAYQIPLRRKDWKVVWINFNARATDYGSEKAVLISFTDITAHREALKRVELDEIRFEKLYALSEMTRKSEAEILSFTLEAITEVTGGRIGYIFRVNEDETELALYAWSMKVMKQCTMEPLSEKYKVSETGLWGDAIRQRRPVIHNDYQGIPNKRGYPEGHVPIVNHMNVPVLDEDRIVLLAGVGNKSEDFSQTDVRQMQLIMNGAWRVIQRKRARAELKAAHEELEAKVSRRTARLEEANKELALLNIQLVKKDRERELTQNALIRYERIIETNPDLISLIDKNYRYCMVNDAYALALGKKQEDIVGKTMVDILGHNRFEAASRPHINKAFNGEIVRVESWFDLPKTGKLYMAITYHPVSIDGINIDYVSIDSRNMTDLKKNEEALKEIADRLDMATDAGNIGIWEWDLLTDELFWDHKMLELYKVEQDAFSGMFESWRSLVHPEDLAGTEQKIMQCIELKNPLQMEFRIVWPDGSIRTIRVDAQVQVDENATPLRVIGVSMDITEQRTMENELRRLASTDPLTGASNRRQFMERLTEEFDRCKRYNTSLVLLSLDIDHFKNINDNFGHPSGDDVLKELVVLSKTTLRTTDLFGRVGGEEFLAALTQTSITAGVNTAERLRKLIEESPVETHGHAISYTISIGVTEIHPDDNSIEDILKRADEALYEAKHKGRNRVVVL encoded by the coding sequence ATGGGAAAAACAAGTCTGCGCAAACAGCTTGACGAGGCGCAAAAGCGCATCAGGGAGCTTGAATCCGAACTGGCACCTGACAGCGATGCGGCCTGCCCCATACTGTACGATCTCATCTTCGAAAACGCACCCGGCGGCATGACCATCATCTCCCGGCAGGGCGAAATCCTTGCCTGTAACAGAGAAGCGGGCCAAATCCTGGGATACGACTCCACAGAGTTGATCGGACGCAGCACCGAGGACTTCTACGCCAATCTGACCGACAGAATCGACTGGGACGCCCTCCTGCAACAGGAGGACATCAGTGCGTATCAAATCCCCCTTCGCCGCAAGGATTGGAAAGTTGTCTGGATCAACTTCAACGCCAGGGCCACCGACTATGGCAGCGAGAAAGCGGTACTCATCTCCTTCACCGACATCACGGCCCACCGCGAGGCCCTCAAACGTGTGGAGCTGGACGAAATCCGCTTTGAAAAGCTCTATGCCCTTTCGGAGATGACCCGAAAATCCGAGGCTGAAATCCTCAGTTTCACTCTGGAGGCCATCACGGAAGTAACCGGAGGCCGAATCGGATACATATTCCGGGTCAACGAAGATGAAACCGAACTGGCCCTGTACGCCTGGTCCATGAAAGTCATGAAACAATGTACCATGGAACCCTTGTCGGAAAAGTACAAGGTCTCCGAAACAGGGCTGTGGGGCGACGCCATCCGGCAGCGCAGACCTGTCATCCACAACGACTACCAGGGCATTCCGAACAAACGGGGGTACCCGGAAGGGCATGTTCCCATCGTCAACCACATGAACGTCCCGGTTTTAGACGAGGATCGCATCGTGCTCCTGGCAGGGGTGGGCAACAAGAGCGAGGACTTCTCCCAAACCGATGTCCGTCAGATGCAACTGATCATGAACGGTGCCTGGCGCGTCATCCAGCGCAAGCGGGCACGGGCGGAACTCAAGGCAGCCCATGAAGAACTCGAGGCAAAGGTAAGTCGCCGCACCGCCAGGCTGGAGGAGGCCAACAAGGAACTGGCTCTCCTGAACATCCAGCTGGTCAAGAAGGACCGGGAACGGGAACTGACGCAAAATGCCCTTATCCGGTATGAGCGCATCATCGAGACCAACCCCGACCTCATCTCGCTCATCGACAAGAACTACCGCTACTGTATGGTCAACGACGCCTATGCCCTGGCGCTCGGGAAAAAACAGGAAGACATCGTGGGCAAGACCATGGTGGACATTCTCGGGCACAACAGATTCGAGGCGGCTTCAAGACCGCACATAAACAAGGCTTTCAATGGGGAAATCGTCAGGGTGGAGAGTTGGTTCGACCTGCCGAAAACAGGCAAGCTCTACATGGCCATCACCTATCACCCGGTATCCATTGACGGCATCAATATCGATTACGTGTCCATCGATTCCCGCAACATGACCGATCTCAAAAAGAACGAAGAGGCCCTGAAGGAAATTGCCGACCGGCTGGATATGGCCACCGATGCAGGCAACATCGGCATATGGGAATGGGATCTGCTCACCGATGAGCTTTTCTGGGACCACAAGATGCTGGAACTGTACAAGGTGGAGCAGGACGCATTCAGTGGCATGTTCGAATCCTGGCGCTCCCTTGTCCACCCCGAGGACCTGGCCGGGACCGAACAGAAAATAATGCAGTGCATCGAATTAAAAAACCCGCTGCAAATGGAATTCAGAATAGTATGGCCCGATGGCTCCATCAGAACCATACGCGTCGACGCCCAGGTCCAGGTGGATGAAAACGCCACCCCCTTGCGCGTGATCGGGGTCAGCATGGATATCACTGAACAGCGCACCATGGAAAACGAACTGCGCAGACTGGCATCCACCGACCCCCTAACCGGCGCGAGCAACCGGCGCCAATTCATGGAGCGGCTGACCGAAGAATTCGACCGCTGCAAGCGGTACAACACTTCCCTGGTCCTGCTCTCGCTGGATATCGACCATTTCAAAAACATCAACGACAATTTCGGACATCCTTCCGGCGACGATGTACTCAAGGAACTGGTGGTCCTTTCCAAAACGACCCTGCGGACCACGGACCTGTTCGGTCGTGTCGGAGGCGAGGAATTCCTGGCCGCCCTCACCCAAACCAGCATCACCGCCGGAGTCAACACAGCCGAACGGCTCCGTAAACTCATCGAAGAAAGTCCGGTTGAAACCCATGGTCACGCCATCAGCTATACCATCAGCATCGGCGTGACCGAAATCCACCCCGACGATAATTCCATTGAGGATATCCTCAAGCGGGCGGATGAAGCCCTTTACGAGGCCAAGCACAAGGGACGCAACCGAGTGGTGGTGCTTTGA
- a CDS encoding ATP-binding protein has protein sequence MSNPSLTTHFASPERDSLEVIRSLAGQLQQETTLSLLNAVPMGVVLVNRHRQIVFCNDLFRQLSLKNKEEVLGLRPGEALDCVNSCLEKAGCGCSIFCDVCGAAKAIVKSLDGTADCEECRMVRRVNETEMQLDLQIFTRPFNLNGQSLTLVFTMDISHELRLRYLNRTFYHGLINGVGGISMLTELIEAEPEDTNLFPLLVDSSRRTLKEVLYHRDLYAAETDRLNINMALFKAKPYLENLIGEECRFKNTQPSCVEMKLEDDISLFSDKRLLGHVLRNMLDNALEARENNPGRITLSCRRSKDGRTTISLENPGLIPEDIQKELFKRYVSTKSRDRGLGTYVIKLLTETYLNGKVNFNSRNGMTTFEIMLPSTTRTEA, from the coding sequence ATGAGCAACCCAAGCCTGACAACCCACTTTGCTTCCCCGGAAAGGGACTCGCTGGAAGTCATCAGATCTCTTGCAGGGCAGTTGCAGCAGGAAACGACACTCTCCCTGCTCAACGCCGTTCCCATGGGAGTTGTCCTAGTCAACCGTCATCGCCAAATCGTCTTCTGCAACGACCTGTTCCGGCAATTATCACTCAAGAACAAAGAAGAGGTCCTCGGCTTGCGCCCAGGAGAAGCATTGGACTGCGTCAATTCCTGCCTGGAAAAAGCGGGCTGCGGCTGCTCGATCTTTTGTGATGTGTGCGGAGCGGCCAAGGCCATCGTAAAGAGCCTTGACGGCACGGCTGATTGCGAGGAATGCCGAATGGTGAGACGTGTGAACGAAACGGAAATGCAACTCGACCTGCAAATATTCACCCGACCGTTCAACCTCAACGGTCAATCCTTGACCCTCGTTTTTACCATGGACATAAGCCATGAACTCCGGCTGCGCTACCTCAACCGGACATTCTACCACGGCCTCATCAACGGCGTAGGCGGCATATCCATGCTTACGGAGCTGATCGAGGCAGAGCCTGAGGACACCAACCTGTTTCCCCTGCTTGTCGATTCATCCCGACGGACTCTCAAGGAGGTTCTGTATCACAGAGACCTTTACGCTGCGGAAACAGACAGACTCAATATCAACATGGCCCTGTTCAAGGCAAAACCCTACCTGGAAAACCTGATCGGGGAGGAGTGCCGGTTCAAGAACACGCAGCCTTCCTGCGTCGAAATGAAGCTGGAAGACGACATATCCCTTTTCAGCGACAAACGCCTTCTGGGACACGTCCTGCGCAACATGCTCGACAACGCTCTGGAAGCGAGAGAAAACAATCCTGGAAGAATCACGCTCAGCTGCCGCCGGTCAAAGGATGGCCGGACGACCATATCTCTGGAGAATCCGGGACTCATACCTGAAGACATCCAAAAGGAGCTGTTCAAACGCTATGTGTCCACGAAGTCCAGGGACCGTGGGCTCGGAACCTATGTCATCAAACTTCTTACCGAAACATACCTGAATGGCAAAGTGAATTTCAACTCAAGAAACGGGATGACAACGTTTGAGATCATGCTCCCCTCAACAACCCGGACTGAAGCCTAA
- a CDS encoding multiheme c-type cytochrome, translating into MYRKVILMLAALLAITAFTAVTAGAQNFPKVRELRMDRATPPQGTACIECHKQETPGIFADWAMSRHAAAGITCLDCHQAQPGDLDISVDHEKYYSKGDMPMGEKQYFVPIASPVTPKDCSRCHPDEAKSYAKSKHANTIEIMWKLDPWLNKGMNSDNERKTGCYYCHGTVLKMVDGKLDPATWPNVGVGRLNLDGSLGSCTSCHTRHRFSVMEARKPETCGQCHLGPDHPQIEIFNESKHGDIYQAFKHEYNFNSAPGAWTPGVDYRAPTCAACHMSGSGAQPTTHDVTERISWETQAPLTVRPQDFKPFPSGTDWSVERDKMKDICRQCHGQTWIDDFYIQLDTTVQEYNEVYYKPAKKMLDDLYEKGLLDKTTYFDEHLEVEFYELWHHEGRRARMGTAMMAPDYAWWHGFYECKHRYNKYMEEARHLIETNTKAYIYPDFPNTGGDTTKPVEIFGKE; encoded by the coding sequence ATGTATCGCAAAGTGATTCTCATGCTTGCCGCCCTGCTGGCTATCACCGCCTTCACTGCGGTCACTGCCGGAGCGCAAAATTTCCCCAAGGTTCGCGAACTTCGCATGGACCGGGCCACGCCGCCCCAGGGCACGGCCTGTATCGAATGTCATAAACAAGAGACCCCCGGTATCTTCGCTGACTGGGCCATGAGCCGTCATGCGGCGGCAGGCATCACCTGCCTGGACTGTCACCAGGCACAGCCCGGCGACCTGGACATCAGCGTAGACCATGAAAAATACTACTCCAAGGGCGACATGCCCATGGGCGAAAAACAGTACTTCGTCCCCATTGCCTCGCCGGTCACCCCCAAGGACTGCTCCAGGTGCCACCCGGACGAGGCCAAATCCTATGCCAAGAGCAAACATGCCAACACCATCGAAATCATGTGGAAGCTTGATCCGTGGTTGAACAAGGGCATGAATTCGGACAATGAACGCAAGACAGGCTGTTACTACTGCCACGGCACCGTGCTCAAGATGGTGGACGGCAAGCTCGATCCGGCCACCTGGCCCAACGTGGGTGTCGGCCGCCTGAACCTGGACGGCTCCCTCGGTTCCTGCACCAGCTGTCACACCCGCCACAGGTTCTCGGTAATGGAAGCGCGCAAGCCTGAGACCTGCGGCCAGTGCCACCTCGGCCCTGACCATCCGCAGATCGAAATCTTCAACGAATCCAAGCATGGTGACATCTACCAGGCCTTCAAGCACGAATACAACTTCAACTCCGCCCCCGGCGCATGGACCCCCGGCGTGGACTACCGCGCCCCCACCTGCGCCGCCTGCCACATGTCCGGTTCCGGCGCCCAGCCCACCACCCACGACGTGACCGAGCGCATCTCCTGGGAAACCCAGGCCCCGCTCACGGTCAGGCCGCAGGACTTCAAACCCTTCCCGTCCGGCACGGATTGGAGTGTCGAACGCGACAAGATGAAGGACATATGCAGACAATGCCACGGCCAGACCTGGATTGACGACTTCTACATTCAGCTAGACACGACCGTTCAAGAGTACAACGAGGTCTACTACAAACCCGCCAAAAAGATGCTCGACGATCTTTATGAAAAGGGTTTGCTCGACAAGACCACGTACTTCGACGAACACTTGGAAGTCGAGTTCTACGAACTGTGGCACCATGAAGGCCGCCGCGCCCGCATGGGCACGGCCATGATGGCCCCGGACTACGCATGGTGGCACGGCTTCTATGAGTGCAAACACCGTTACAACAAGTACATGGAAGAGGCCCGCCACCTCATTGAGACAAACACCAAGGCCTACATCTATCCAGACTTCCCGAACACGGGAGGAGATACCACGAAGCCGGTAGAGATATTCGGCAAGGAATAG
- a CDS encoding NapC/NirT family cytochrome c, translating into MERKTKSILLVLFGVLIAFPLFSMTYYTMVRTSTPEFCGSCHEIQPAVMAWKMSTHVNNGQGFVADCMDCHLPAPHDTVDFFFTKTLHGVKDVVSHFTGGAERYDRKVMRERIWATMKNDQCMKCHRNILNMPAKRGAMLAHRRVLYAGGGEEYRCTDCHRNLVHADRQFFDYKQFNAPYRASGLSTLGI; encoded by the coding sequence ATGGAACGAAAAACCAAGTCGATCCTGTTGGTTCTCTTCGGCGTATTGATTGCCTTTCCGCTTTTCAGCATGACCTATTACACCATGGTCAGGACCTCGACACCGGAATTCTGCGGCTCATGCCATGAAATCCAACCAGCGGTCATGGCCTGGAAGATGTCCACCCACGTCAACAACGGGCAGGGGTTCGTGGCCGACTGCATGGACTGCCATCTGCCCGCTCCTCACGACACGGTCGACTTTTTCTTCACCAAGACCCTGCACGGGGTCAAGGACGTGGTCTCCCACTTCACGGGAGGCGCCGAACGCTATGACCGCAAGGTCATGCGGGAACGCATATGGGCGACCATGAAGAACGACCAATGCATGAAATGCCACCGGAACATCCTGAACATGCCGGCCAAACGCGGAGCCATGCTGGCCCACCGCCGAGTGCTCTATGCGGGTGGCGGCGAGGAGTACCGGTGCACGGACTGCCACAGGAATCTGGTCCATGCGGACAGGCAATTTTTCGACTACAAACAGTTCAATGCGCCTTACAGGGCCAGCGGGCTGTCAACTCTGGGTATTTAG